One Mycolicibacterium crocinum DNA window includes the following coding sequences:
- a CDS encoding Dyp-type peroxidase has protein sequence MPSPLPQPVLAPLTPAAIFLVATINSGGEAAVHDALPDLAGLVRAIGFRDPSKNLSMVTSIGSEAWDRLFSGPRPKDLHPFVELHGSRHHAPATPGDLLFHIRAEVLDVCFELAGRVVKAMAGAITIVDEVHGFKFFDNRDLLGFVDGTENPDGPLAVSASQIGDEDPDFAGGCYVHVQKYLHDMTSWDALSVTEQERVIGRTKLEDIEMPDDVKPSNSHIALNVISDDDGNELKIIRHNMPFGEIGKDEFGTYYIGYSRSPDVTEKMLENMFIGDPPGNTDRILDFSTAVTGALFFTPITDFLNDPPPRPGFGDDDAAPPAPAPTSDGSLAIGSLKGQS, from the coding sequence GTGCCCTCCCCGCTACCCCAACCGGTACTGGCTCCGCTGACACCCGCCGCCATCTTCTTGGTGGCCACGATCAACTCCGGCGGTGAGGCCGCCGTGCACGACGCACTGCCGGACCTCGCCGGCCTGGTGCGCGCGATCGGGTTTCGCGATCCGTCGAAGAACCTGTCGATGGTCACCTCGATCGGATCCGAGGCGTGGGACCGCTTGTTCTCCGGACCGCGACCCAAGGATCTGCACCCGTTCGTCGAGCTGCACGGGTCGCGCCACCACGCCCCGGCCACCCCGGGCGATCTGCTGTTCCACATCCGCGCCGAGGTGCTCGACGTGTGCTTCGAGCTGGCCGGCCGGGTGGTCAAGGCGATGGCCGGGGCGATCACGATCGTCGACGAGGTGCACGGTTTCAAGTTCTTCGACAACCGCGATCTGCTCGGCTTCGTCGACGGCACCGAGAATCCGGACGGCCCACTTGCGGTGAGCGCCAGCCAGATCGGGGACGAGGACCCGGATTTCGCCGGCGGCTGTTATGTGCACGTGCAGAAGTACCTGCACGACATGACGTCGTGGGACGCGCTGTCGGTGACCGAGCAGGAGCGCGTGATCGGTCGCACCAAGCTCGAGGACATCGAGATGCCCGACGACGTGAAACCGTCGAATTCCCATATCGCCCTCAACGTGATCTCCGACGACGACGGTAACGAGCTCAAGATCATCCGGCACAACATGCCGTTCGGGGAGATCGGCAAGGACGAGTTCGGCACCTACTACATCGGCTACTCGCGTTCGCCCGACGTCACCGAGAAGATGTTGGAGAACATGTTCATCGGCGACCCGCCCGGCAACACCGACCGGATCCTGGACTTCTCCACCGCGGTCACCGGTGCCCTGTTCTTCACGCCGATCACCGATTTCCTCAACGATCCGCCGCCGAGGCCGGGCTTCGGCGACGACGACGCAGCTCCCCCGGCACCCGCCCCTACTTCCGACGGCTCATTGGCGATCGGCAGCCTGAAAGGACAGTCCTGA
- a CDS encoding family 1 encapsulin nanocompartment shell protein, translating into MNNLYRELAPITESAWSEIELEASRTFKRHIAGRRVVDVSEPGGPVTAAVSTGHLRDVAAPADGVVAHLRESKPLVRLRVPFTVSRTAIDDVERGAQDSDWDPVKAAAKKLAFIEDRAIFEGYKEAAIDGIRMCSSNPALALPEDAREYPDVFAQALSELRLAGVDGPYSVLLSADAYTKVSETTEHGYPIREHLNRLVDGDIIWAPAIDGAFLLSTRGGDFDLQLGTDVAIGYLSHDADTVQLYLQETMTFLCYTAEASVALTA; encoded by the coding sequence ATGAACAACCTCTACCGCGAGCTCGCCCCGATCACCGAATCAGCCTGGAGCGAAATCGAATTGGAGGCTTCGCGCACATTCAAGCGGCATATCGCCGGCCGCCGCGTTGTCGACGTGAGCGAGCCGGGCGGTCCGGTGACGGCGGCGGTGAGCACCGGCCACCTGCGCGACGTGGCGGCGCCGGCCGACGGCGTCGTGGCGCACCTGCGCGAGTCCAAGCCGCTGGTGCGGCTGCGGGTGCCGTTCACGGTGTCGCGCACCGCAATCGACGACGTGGAGCGCGGCGCGCAGGACTCCGACTGGGATCCGGTCAAGGCCGCCGCCAAGAAGCTGGCGTTCATCGAGGACCGCGCGATCTTCGAGGGCTACAAGGAGGCCGCGATCGACGGCATCCGGATGTGCAGCTCCAACCCGGCGCTGGCCCTGCCCGAGGACGCCCGCGAATACCCCGACGTCTTCGCCCAGGCGCTGTCCGAGCTGCGGCTCGCCGGTGTCGACGGCCCCTACTCGGTGCTGCTGTCCGCCGACGCCTACACCAAGGTCAGTGAGACCACCGAGCACGGCTATCCGATCCGGGAGCACCTCAACCGGTTGGTGGACGGCGACATCATCTGGGCGCCCGCGATCGACGGCGCGTTCCTGCTGAGCACCCGCGGCGGCGACTTCGACCTGCAGCTGGGCACCGACGTCGCGATCGGCTACCTGAGCCACGACGCCGACACCGTGCAGCTGTACCTGCAGGAGACGATGACGTTCCTCTGCTACACCGCTGAGGCCTCGGTCGCGCTGACCGCCTGA
- the purQ gene encoding phosphoribosylformylglycinamidine synthase subunit PurQ yields MSARIGVITFPGTLDDVDAARAVRLAGAEAVNLWHGDADLKGVDAVVVPGGFSYGDYLRCGAIAKFAPVMGEVIEAANKGMPVLGICNGFQVLCEAGLLPGALTRNAGLHFICRDVWLKVDSITSAWTSRYEWGAELLVPLKSGEGRYVASESVLDELEGEGRVVFRYVENLNGSMRDIAGVSSANGRVVGLMPHPEHATEALTGPSDDGLGIFYSALDTVLAAT; encoded by the coding sequence GTGAGCGCCCGCATCGGCGTCATCACCTTCCCCGGCACCCTCGACGACGTCGACGCGGCCCGGGCGGTGCGGCTGGCCGGTGCCGAGGCGGTCAACCTGTGGCACGGCGACGCCGACCTCAAGGGGGTCGACGCCGTGGTGGTGCCGGGCGGCTTCTCCTATGGCGACTACCTGCGTTGCGGCGCGATCGCGAAGTTCGCGCCCGTCATGGGTGAAGTCATCGAGGCCGCGAACAAGGGCATGCCGGTGCTCGGCATCTGCAACGGCTTCCAGGTGCTGTGCGAGGCCGGGCTGCTGCCCGGCGCGCTGACCCGCAACGCCGGGCTGCACTTCATCTGCCGCGACGTCTGGCTGAAGGTGGACTCGATCACCAGCGCGTGGACCTCGCGCTACGAATGGGGTGCCGAACTGCTGGTGCCGCTCAAATCGGGCGAGGGTCGCTATGTGGCCAGCGAGTCCGTGCTCGACGAACTCGAGGGTGAGGGACGGGTGGTGTTCCGCTACGTGGAGAACCTCAACGGCTCGATGCGCGACATCGCGGGCGTCAGCTCCGCCAACGGCCGGGTGGTCGGGCTGATGCCGCATCCCGAGCACGCCACCGAAGCGCTGACCGGCCCGTCGGACGACGGGCTCGGCATCTTCTACTCGGCGCTCGACACGGTGCTGGCTGCCACGTAG
- the purS gene encoding phosphoribosylformylglycinamidine synthase subunit PurS: MARVVVNVMPKAEILDPQGQAIVGALGRLGHAGISDVRQGKRFELEVDDSVSDSALAEIAESLLANTVIEDFTVTRDPS; this comes from the coding sequence GTGGCCCGTGTAGTGGTCAACGTGATGCCCAAAGCCGAGATTCTCGACCCGCAGGGTCAGGCGATCGTCGGCGCCTTGGGCCGGCTGGGACACGCCGGTATCTCAGATGTTCGGCAGGGCAAGCGATTCGAGCTCGAGGTCGATGATTCGGTCAGCGACTCCGCGCTCGCCGAGATCGCCGAGTCGCTACTGGCGAACACGGTGATCGAGGACTTCACGGTCACCCGGGACCCCTCGTGA
- a CDS encoding ATPase, with the protein MRAPEGVEYMRLVIAMMLVACGLTVPPHAAADSDTCPPNCDRIPDAAWIAPWAIPLNARYTWPRLSGVAVTAVAPRFRFEELCGSPPVADDPRAYAVAERATVANPDGQWQLQATVMHWRGETWRGGQLADDVFHHAVAALRSCQRTNPSTSPSLTFDGYDRAAAVISGPVILRQYIVATPANSTVTELAMWSTAPPQTPWPMGSDESLLDALGAPLCTAYIGSCG; encoded by the coding sequence GTGCGCGCACCGGAAGGCGTCGAATACATGCGGTTGGTCATCGCGATGATGCTGGTGGCCTGCGGGCTCACCGTCCCGCCGCACGCTGCCGCCGATTCCGACACCTGCCCGCCCAACTGCGACCGCATTCCCGACGCGGCGTGGATCGCCCCGTGGGCGATCCCGCTGAACGCCCGGTACACCTGGCCTCGGCTCTCCGGGGTGGCGGTCACCGCCGTCGCACCGCGGTTCCGGTTCGAGGAACTGTGCGGGTCACCGCCGGTGGCCGACGATCCGCGCGCCTACGCCGTCGCCGAACGCGCGACCGTGGCGAATCCCGACGGGCAGTGGCAGCTGCAGGCCACGGTGATGCACTGGCGTGGGGAGACCTGGCGTGGCGGTCAGCTCGCCGACGACGTCTTCCACCATGCCGTTGCCGCGCTGCGGTCCTGTCAGCGCACCAACCCGTCAACCTCCCCGTCACTGACCTTCGACGGCTACGACCGGGCGGCCGCCGTGATCAGCGGTCCGGTGATCCTGCGCCAGTACATCGTGGCCACTCCGGCCAACAGCACGGTGACGGAACTCGCCATGTGGTCAACCGCACCTCCGCAGACGCCTTGGCCGATGGGCAGCGACGAAAGCCTGCTCGACGCGCTCGGCGCGCCGCTGTGCACCGCCTACATCGGGTCCTGCGGGTGA
- a CDS encoding MBL fold metallo-hydrolase — protein sequence MELTHFGHSCLLAEFDGATLLFDPGNFSHGFEGVTGLSAILITHQHPDHADRERLPALVEANPNAVLYADPATAAELGEPWRAVHVGDELNVAGLCIRGVGGKHAVIHPEIPIIDNISYLVGDAEHPARLMHPGDALFVPGEPVDVLATPAAAPWMKISEAVDYLRAVAPEHAVPIHQGVVAPEARGIYYGRLTEMTDTDFRVLPEENSFRF from the coding sequence ATGGAGTTGACTCATTTCGGGCATTCATGTCTTCTCGCCGAGTTCGATGGCGCCACGCTGTTGTTCGATCCGGGTAACTTCTCGCACGGCTTCGAGGGCGTGACGGGCCTCTCGGCCATCCTGATCACCCACCAACACCCCGACCACGCGGACCGCGAACGGCTGCCCGCGCTGGTGGAAGCCAATCCGAACGCGGTGCTCTACGCCGACCCGGCGACCGCGGCCGAGCTCGGTGAACCGTGGCGCGCGGTGCACGTCGGCGACGAGCTGAACGTGGCCGGACTCTGCATCCGCGGCGTCGGCGGCAAGCACGCGGTGATCCACCCGGAGATCCCGATCATCGACAACATCTCGTATCTGGTCGGCGATGCCGAGCACCCGGCGCGGCTGATGCATCCCGGTGACGCGCTGTTCGTGCCCGGCGAGCCAGTCGACGTGCTGGCCACGCCCGCGGCGGCACCGTGGATGAAGATCTCCGAGGCGGTGGACTATCTGCGGGCGGTCGCACCGGAGCACGCGGTCCCGATCCACCAGGGGGTGGTGGCCCCCGAGGCACGTGGGATCTATTACGGTCGGCTCACCGAGATGACCGATACCGATTTCCGGGTGTTGCCGGAAGAGAACTCGTTCCGGTTCTGA
- a CDS encoding SDR family oxidoreductase: MSEADLTKLFGLSGKTALVTGGSSGIGVMIARGLLQAGAEVIISSRKADKCEQVVAELSEFGSIRAIPADLSRQEECKRLAAEVLAGTDTLHILVNNAGATWGEPLESFPASAWDKVLDLNVKSPFWLVQELVGALRKAGTHDDPARIINIGSIDGIHVPVMHTYSYSASKAAVHQLTRVLAKELGPQHITANAIAPGPFQSKMMAATLDAFGDAIAASSPLQRIGRDDDMAGIAIFLASRAGSYVNGAIIPVDGGMATTASGSGSRS; this comes from the coding sequence ATGAGTGAAGCCGACCTGACCAAGCTGTTCGGACTGTCCGGGAAGACCGCTCTGGTCACCGGCGGGAGCAGCGGCATCGGGGTGATGATCGCGCGCGGCCTGCTGCAGGCCGGTGCGGAGGTGATCATCAGTTCCCGCAAGGCCGACAAATGCGAGCAGGTCGTCGCCGAGCTCTCCGAATTCGGGTCCATCCGCGCCATCCCGGCGGACCTCTCCCGCCAGGAGGAGTGCAAGCGGCTGGCCGCCGAGGTTCTCGCCGGCACTGACACGCTGCACATCCTGGTCAACAACGCCGGTGCGACGTGGGGCGAACCGCTGGAGTCGTTTCCGGCCTCGGCGTGGGACAAGGTTCTCGACCTCAACGTGAAGTCACCGTTCTGGCTGGTGCAGGAGCTGGTCGGCGCGCTGCGGAAGGCCGGCACGCACGATGACCCGGCACGGATCATCAACATCGGCAGCATCGACGGTATCCATGTGCCGGTGATGCACACCTACTCCTATTCGGCCAGCAAGGCGGCCGTGCATCAGCTGACCCGGGTGCTCGCTAAAGAGCTTGGCCCGCAACACATCACGGCCAATGCCATCGCACCGGGCCCGTTCCAGTCGAAGATGATGGCCGCTACGCTCGACGCGTTCGGTGACGCGATCGCGGCTTCCTCGCCGCTGCAACGGATCGGCCGTGACGACGATATGGCCGGCATCGCGATTTTCCTGGCCAGCCGGGCAGGCTCCTATGTGAACGGGGCGATCATCCCGGTCGACGGCGGGATGGCGACGACCGCGAGTGGCTCCGGCTCACGCAGCTGA
- a CDS encoding DUF2334 domain-containing protein: MAGQLIVSVSGISDRTLGEVDEFARALEGRGVPLSLLVAPRLKGGYRLESDPRTVTWLTHRRAGGDAVVLHGFDAAATKKLRGEFATLPAHEANLRLMGADRVLEHVGLRTRLFAAPGWTVSAGTEFALPRNGFRLLVDLHRVTDLMTGATSRARVVGIGEVFVTEPGWCRTLVLSAERTARRGGVVRLAVTAKQLRKVGPRQAMLDAIDLALMYGCTPTVHRWDPQIPASSAA; this comes from the coding sequence GTGGCTGGACAACTCATCGTGTCGGTGTCCGGGATCAGTGACCGGACGCTGGGCGAGGTCGACGAGTTCGCCCGTGCGCTCGAAGGTCGCGGGGTTCCGCTCTCGCTGCTCGTCGCGCCCCGGCTCAAGGGCGGTTACCGCCTGGAGTCCGACCCGCGCACCGTCACCTGGCTGACTCACCGCCGTGCCGGCGGTGACGCGGTCGTGTTGCACGGGTTCGACGCGGCCGCCACGAAGAAGCTGCGTGGCGAATTCGCCACCCTGCCCGCGCACGAGGCCAACCTGCGGCTGATGGGCGCCGACCGGGTGCTCGAACATGTGGGCTTGAGGACCCGGCTGTTCGCCGCCCCCGGGTGGACAGTCTCCGCGGGCACAGAATTTGCTCTGCCGCGCAATGGGTTTCGGTTGCTGGTCGACCTGCACCGCGTCACCGACCTGATGACCGGCGCCACCAGCCGAGCCAGGGTGGTCGGCATCGGCGAGGTATTCGTCACCGAACCCGGGTGGTGCCGCACGCTGGTGCTGTCGGCCGAACGCACCGCCCGCCGCGGCGGAGTGGTCCGACTGGCCGTCACCGCAAAGCAATTGCGCAAAGTTGGGCCGCGCCAGGCCATGCTCGACGCAATCGATCTGGCCCTGATGTACGGCTGCACACCGACGGTGCACCGCTGGGATCCGCAGATCCCAGCCAGCTCAGCTGCGTGA
- a CDS encoding glutathione peroxidase → MSLIDIPLTTLDGKPTSLGDFADRAILLVNVASKCGLTPQYSALEQLARDYGDRGLTVIGVPCNQFMGQEPGTAEEIQTFCSTTYGVTFPLLAKTDVNGDDRHPLYAELTTVADADGKAGDIAWNFEKFVIAPGGRVVNRFRPQTEPNAPEVVAAIEAVLPG, encoded by the coding sequence ATGAGTCTGATCGACATCCCGCTGACCACGCTCGACGGCAAGCCCACCTCGCTGGGCGACTTCGCCGACCGGGCGATCCTGCTGGTCAACGTCGCGTCCAAATGCGGTCTCACCCCGCAGTACAGCGCGCTCGAGCAATTGGCCCGCGACTACGGGGACCGCGGCCTGACCGTGATCGGGGTGCCCTGCAACCAGTTCATGGGTCAGGAACCCGGAACGGCGGAGGAGATCCAGACGTTCTGTTCCACCACCTACGGTGTGACGTTCCCGCTGTTGGCGAAGACCGATGTCAACGGCGACGACCGGCACCCACTGTATGCCGAGCTCACCACTGTCGCCGACGCCGACGGCAAGGCCGGCGACATCGCATGGAACTTCGAGAAGTTCGTGATCGCCCCCGGCGGCAGGGTGGTCAACCGGTTCCGTCCGCAAACCGAGCCGAACGCCCCCGAGGTGGTCGCCGCGATCGAGGCGGTCCTGCCGGGCTGA
- a CDS encoding S9 family peptidase, with product MSMNPPIAKRVDTERVFHEDVFVDPYEWLREKSDPEVIAHLEAENAYADKATAHLEPLRQKIFDEIKARTKETDMSVPTRRGEWWYYGRSFEGKQYGAHCRCPVAGPDDWNPPVFDEDTEVPGEQVLLDENAEADGHEFFSLGASSVSIDGHLLAYSVDTVGDERYTLRFKDLRTGELYPDEIAGISSGVTWAADNGCVYYTTVDEAWRPDTVWRHRLGSGQPDEQVFHEPDERFWVGMGRTRSNKYVIIAAGSAITSQVWFGDAADPNAEFTSVLPRRDGVEYSVDHAVIGGEDRFLILHNDGAVNFTLVEAPVSDPTDQRTLIEARDDVRLDGVDAFADQLVISYRREALPRIQLWPIGTDGYGTPEEIAFDSELASSGLAGNPNWSTPKLRVGTTSYVTPLRIYDLDLATGERTLLREQPVLGGYRREDYVERRDWALAEDGTRVPISIVHKAGIEFPAPTVLYGYGAYESSEDPRFSVARLSLLDRGMVFAVAHVRGGGEMGRLWYERGKLLEKRNTFTDFIAVAQHLVDTGLTRPQNLVALGGSAGGLLMGAVANLAPQLFAGILAQVPFVDPLTTILDPSLPLTVTEWDEWGNPLENKDVYFYMKSYSPYENVEAKEYPAILAMTSLNDTRVLYVEPAKWVAALRHTKTDEHPVLLKTQMAAGHGGISGRYERWKEAAFQYAWLLATAGADEHEVTSPA from the coding sequence ATGAGCATGAATCCGCCCATCGCCAAGCGGGTCGACACCGAGCGTGTTTTCCACGAGGACGTCTTCGTCGACCCCTACGAATGGCTGCGCGAGAAATCCGATCCGGAGGTCATCGCACACCTCGAAGCCGAAAACGCCTACGCCGACAAGGCCACCGCCCATCTTGAGCCGCTGCGGCAGAAGATCTTCGACGAGATCAAGGCGCGCACCAAGGAGACCGACATGTCGGTTCCCACCCGCCGCGGTGAGTGGTGGTACTACGGCCGCAGTTTCGAAGGCAAGCAGTACGGGGCGCACTGCCGCTGCCCGGTCGCCGGGCCGGACGATTGGAATCCGCCGGTCTTCGACGAGGACACCGAGGTCCCCGGCGAGCAGGTGCTGCTCGACGAGAACGCCGAGGCCGACGGACACGAGTTCTTCTCCCTCGGTGCCAGCAGCGTGAGCATCGACGGTCACCTGCTGGCCTACTCGGTCGACACAGTCGGGGACGAGCGATACACGCTGCGGTTCAAAGACTTACGCACCGGTGAGCTGTACCCCGACGAGATCGCCGGAATCTCCTCCGGCGTGACGTGGGCAGCGGACAATGGATGCGTCTACTACACGACGGTCGACGAGGCCTGGCGCCCGGACACCGTGTGGCGCCATCGGCTGGGTTCCGGCCAGCCCGACGAGCAGGTGTTCCACGAACCCGACGAACGGTTCTGGGTCGGCATGGGCCGCACCCGCAGCAACAAGTACGTGATCATCGCCGCCGGCTCGGCGATCACCTCGCAGGTGTGGTTCGGTGATGCCGCCGACCCAAACGCGGAGTTCACCTCGGTGCTGCCGCGCCGCGACGGAGTCGAGTATTCGGTGGACCACGCCGTGATCGGCGGTGAAGACCGATTCCTGATCCTGCACAACGACGGCGCGGTCAACTTCACCCTCGTGGAGGCGCCGGTCAGCGACCCCACCGACCAGCGCACCCTGATCGAGGCCCGCGACGACGTCCGTCTCGACGGCGTCGACGCCTTCGCCGACCAGCTGGTGATCAGCTACCGCCGCGAGGCGCTGCCGCGAATCCAGTTGTGGCCCATCGGCACCGACGGGTACGGCACCCCCGAGGAGATCGCCTTCGACTCCGAGCTGGCCTCGTCCGGCTTGGCGGGCAACCCGAACTGGTCGACGCCCAAACTGCGGGTCGGCACCACCTCCTACGTGACGCCGCTGCGGATCTACGACCTCGACCTCGCCACCGGCGAGCGCACCCTGCTGCGCGAGCAGCCGGTGCTCGGCGGTTACCGCCGCGAGGACTACGTTGAGCGCCGGGACTGGGCGCTCGCCGAGGACGGCACCCGCGTCCCGATCTCGATCGTCCACAAGGCCGGCATCGAATTCCCCGCTCCCACAGTGCTGTACGGCTACGGCGCGTACGAGTCGTCCGAAGATCCGCGGTTCTCGGTTGCGCGCCTGTCGCTGCTCGACCGCGGCATGGTCTTCGCCGTCGCCCACGTCCGTGGTGGCGGCGAGATGGGGCGGCTCTGGTACGAGCGCGGCAAGCTGCTGGAGAAGCGCAACACGTTCACCGACTTCATCGCCGTGGCACAGCATCTCGTCGACACCGGCCTGACCCGGCCGCAGAACCTGGTGGCCCTGGGTGGCAGTGCGGGTGGTCTGCTGATGGGCGCGGTTGCGAACCTGGCGCCGCAACTGTTCGCCGGGATTCTCGCGCAGGTTCCGTTCGTGGACCCACTCACCACGATCCTCGACCCGTCGCTGCCGTTGACGGTGACGGAGTGGGACGAGTGGGGAAACCCGTTGGAGAACAAGGACGTCTACTTCTACATGAAGTCCTATTCGCCGTACGAGAACGTCGAAGCCAAGGAGTACCCGGCGATCCTGGCGATGACGTCACTCAACGACACTCGGGTGCTCTACGTCGAACCCGCGAAGTGGGTTGCCGCGCTTCGGCACACCAAGACCGACGAGCATCCGGTGCTGTTGAAGACGCAGATGGCCGCGGGCCACGGCGGAATCAGCGGCCGCTACGAGCGGTGGAAGGAAGCAGCGTTCCAGTACGCGTGGCTGCTGGCCACCGCCGGGGCCGACGAGCACGAGGTAACCTCACCGGCATGA
- a CDS encoding phosphoribosylaminoimidazolesuccinocarboxamide synthase: MPRPALSDYQHLASGKVREIFAIDDEHLLFVASDRISAYDYILDSLIPDKGRILTAMSVFFFDYIDAPNHLAGPPDDPRIPEEVLGRALVVRKLEMVPIECVARGYLTGSGLLDYQRDGTVCGIALPPGLVEASRFDTPLFTPATKADIGEHDENISFDRTIEIVGAVRANQLRERTLQIYMQAADHALTKGIIIADTKFEFGVDADDRVVLADEVFTPDSSRYWPADTYTVGQVQPSFDKQFVRNWLTGPESGWDRYGSTPPPPLPDDIVAATRARYIEAYERISGLSFADWIGA; encoded by the coding sequence ATGCCCCGCCCCGCTCTGAGCGACTATCAGCACCTGGCCAGCGGTAAGGTCCGCGAGATCTTTGCCATCGACGACGAGCACCTGTTGTTCGTCGCCAGCGACCGGATCTCGGCCTATGACTACATCCTGGACAGCCTGATCCCCGACAAGGGCCGCATCCTCACCGCGATGAGCGTGTTCTTCTTCGACTACATCGACGCGCCGAACCATCTGGCCGGCCCGCCGGACGACCCGCGGATCCCCGAGGAGGTCTTGGGTCGTGCGCTGGTGGTGCGCAAGCTCGAGATGGTGCCGATCGAATGTGTGGCCCGCGGTTACCTGACCGGCTCGGGGCTGCTGGACTACCAGCGCGACGGCACGGTCTGCGGTATCGCGCTGCCGCCCGGCTTGGTCGAGGCCAGCAGGTTCGACACTCCGCTGTTCACCCCGGCGACCAAGGCCGACATCGGCGAGCACGACGAGAACATCTCGTTCGACCGGACCATCGAGATCGTCGGCGCGGTGCGCGCCAATCAGCTGCGCGAGCGCACGTTGCAGATCTATATGCAGGCCGCCGACCACGCCCTGACCAAGGGCATCATCATCGCGGACACCAAGTTCGAGTTCGGTGTGGACGCCGACGACCGGGTGGTGCTGGCCGACGAGGTCTTCACCCCGGACTCTTCGCGGTACTGGCCTGCCGACACCTACACAGTGGGGCAGGTGCAGCCCAGCTTCGACAAGCAGTTCGTCCGCAACTGGCTCACCGGCCCCGAATCGGGTTGGGACCGTTACGGTTCCACGCCTCCACCGCCGCTGCCCGACGACATCGTCGCCGCCACCCGCGCGCGCTACATCGAAGCCTACGAACGCATCTCGGGACTGTCGTTCGCCGACTGGATCGGAGCATGA